A genome region from Bufo gargarizans isolate SCDJY-AF-19 chromosome 2, ASM1485885v1, whole genome shotgun sequence includes the following:
- the LOC122928970 gene encoding lipolysis-stimulated lipoprotein receptor-like, producing the protein MQVTVKNPFNVVIFFQPVMLQCDYVTSAPVPPIVTWKFKSFCRDRIADALNSSSINSTTRMLRQQAGYNPNVECPDSTQTVRMVATKQSNTVTLGPYYQGRKITINNNGHLIFDHAVLGDSGVYTCAVFSPQDLSGNNEAYAELFVLGSSMGMQVTVKNPFNVVILFQPVTLQCDYVTSSLTPPIVIWKFKSFCRDRIADAFNPSSLNTTNNLMQQAGYNPYVECPDSTRTVRMVASKQSNTVTLGPYYQGRKITINNNADLTFEQTFFGDSGVYYCTVFSPQDLSGNNEAYAELLVLGHKSKIQK; encoded by the exons ATGCAGGTGACGGTGAAGAATCCCTTCAATGTGGTCATCTTCTTCCAGCCGGTCATGTTGCAGTGTGACTATGTCACCAGCGCTCCTGTGCCTCCAATCGTCACCTGGAAGTTCAAATCCTTCTGCAGGGATCGAATCGCGGACGCCTTAAACTCTTCGAGCATCAACTCCACCACACGAATGCTGAGGCAGCAGGCCGGCTATAACCCGAATGTGGAGTGTCCGGACAGCACCCAGACTGTGCGCATGGTGGCCACCAAGCAAAGCAACACCGTCACTCTGGGACCATATTATCAGGGGCGGAAAATCACCATAAATAACA acgGACATCTCATCTTCGATCACGCGGTTTTAGGAGATAGCGGTGTTTACACCTGTGCGGTCTTCtcaccacaggacctgtctggaAACAATGAGGCTTATGCTGAGCTCTTTGTATTGG GCAGCAGCATGGGGATGCAGGTGACGGTGAAGAATCCCTTCAATGTGGTCATCTTATTCCAGCCGGTCACGTTGCAGTGTGACTATGTCACCAGCTCTCTGACGCCTCCTATTGTCATCTGGAAGTTCAAATCCTTCTGTAGGGATCGCATCGCGGACGCCTTTAACCCATCGAGCCTCAACACCACAAACAACCTGATGCAGCAGGCCGGCTATAACCCATATGTGGAGTGTCCGGACAGCACCAGGACCGTGCGCATGGTGGCCAGCAAGCAAAGCAACACCGTAACTCTGGGACCATATTATCAGGGACGAAAAATCACCATAAATAACA ATGCAGATCTCACCTTTGAACAAACGTTTTTCGGAGATAGCGGCGTTTACTACTGTACAGTCTTCtcaccacaggacctgtctggaAACAATGAGGCTTATGCTGAGCTATTGGTATTAG